The following proteins come from a genomic window of Malus sylvestris chromosome 4, drMalSylv7.2, whole genome shotgun sequence:
- the LOC126617872 gene encoding uncharacterized protein LOC126617872, producing the protein MGFSLEQRNSSKEQNKSSIEDNVVQPQTSRRTRHIEKAKVRTGAGLKQNDLHQNARQDAGDGASGQEKFSGNRSRESVKGNNAGKVDELVKHMSNLPGYLQRPERGEKIQEKVLNVGVLDWGRLEKWKHKQKPFPEKGSGSSSSERTTGKSTSSVVVHNGTNAEELSSGCSSLKSSQKDGLSQGVKPSVHKDVRFIDSKTASKNAIYGQKKISIPYRSLGRNHSDMMLDKGKEKDSDQKFTSETGNMAANLKSYGVSLNQKHEMSTRHGRAKKTKDLQESDIKRKDIDQGIITEKGVPSSKLEGFDVSLSSEGKTIACHGKTEKRVEELHKSVTNLAHQHCPSAENPVVVSPPKELPQNDFPEVLQLSKPRASWDECMAEADKISFSGNFSTKEMDFAEFSSEVSHSCPLPSAVETNTASNMLLNSTINGNSVGLSFVPSHMRRCSTQDLLYDDKFVHKKNSEKLLTRSSFDTSITLDQEDVELATRKGRSPTPIRRFNFSLGRLGRSLSFKEISDIPRLSSTYTMVKSGPVRSGTSDFPDNPNREKASTHNRARSSPLRRLLDPILKHKEANLHHSAEAVRPPKSNFNSLVPKPINISESLENLKAEASWVKAFLQITIKNGLPLFKFWVDNNSNCFAATMKNLSSGKDDFCQYFTFYCINEVKRKSGGWMSQGSKGKSCHYAYNVVAQMKVSSSDLSDVNGQDLSKYMVREAVLLDVDLTQADQESPSVVPHRELAAAVVKLPRKDLSHPEQQSDEEVMEKGCAKGSSEDYSWEDSTIVILPGGVHSSPNTGEPSPLLDRWKSGGLCDCGGWDVGCKLRVLSNQNKCCRIPKTSSACYPFPETFELFAEEGAQQNRPIFSLAPGKDGSYSIEFNTSLSLLQAFFICVVVISSCRPSDLSEVSNVLEAKEFQEPNLNRSNGIQVTGPAKYAPNPPLSPVGRV; encoded by the exons ATGGGATTCAGTTTAGAGCAACGAAATAGTTCAAAAGAGCAGAACAAGTCCAGCATAGAGGACAATGTTGTACAGCCCCAAACGAGTCGTAGAACAAGGCATATAGAGAAGGCGAAAGTGAGAACTGGTGCTGGTTTGAAGCAGAATGATCTGCATCAGAATGCAAGACAAGATGCAGGTGATGGTGCTTCAGGCCAAGAAAAATTTTCGGGAAATCGATCTAGAGAGAGTGTGAAGGGGAATAATGCAGGTAAAGTTGATGAGCTTGTCAAGCACATGTCAAACTTGCCCGGTTATCTTCAGCGCCCTGAGAGAGGAGAAAAGATCCAAGAAAAGGTTTTGAATGTTGGAGTTCTGGATTGGGGTCGACTAGAGAAATGGAAGCACAAACAGAAGCCTTTTCCCGAAAAAGGTAGCGGTAGTTCATCCTCAGAAAGGACTACTGGAAAGTCTACATCATCTGTTGTAGTTCACAATGGGACAAATGCTGAAGAACTCTCTTCAGGTTGTTCTAGTCTCAAGTCGTCTCAAAAGGATGGCCTTTCGCAGGGTGTCAAACCATCTGTGCATAAAGATGTGCGCTTCATAGACTCTAAAACTGCTTCGAAGAATGCCATTTATGGGCAGAAAAAGATATCCATTCCCTATCGGTCCCTTGGAAGAAATCACTCAGATATGATGCTCGATAAGGGGAAGGAAAAAGATTCAGATCAGAAGTTCACATCAGAAACGGGCAATATGGCAGCAAACTTGAAAAGCTATGGAGTCTCTCTCAATCAAAAGCACGAGATGAGCACTAGGCATGGTCGAGCTAAAAAAACCAAGGACCTGCAAGAATCGGATATCAAGAGGAAGGATATTGATCAAGGAATCATTACGGAAAAGGGAGTTCCTTCATCCAAGCTCGAAGGTTTTGATGTCTCACTCAGTTCAGAGGGAAAGACAATTGCTTGTCATGGTAAAACTGAGAAAAGGGTGGAGGAGCTGCACAAATCAGTTACCAATCTAGCTCATCAACACTGCCCTTCTGCAGAGAATCCCGTTGTTGTCTCACCACCAAAGGAACTACCCCAAAATGACTTTCCAGAGGTACTCCAGCTTTCAAAACCAAGAGCATCATGGGATGAGTGTATGGCAGAAGCTGATAAAATTAGCTTCTCGGGCAACTTTTCGACCAAAGAGATGGACTTTGCCGAATTCTCTTCTGAAGTTTCACACTCATGCCCACTGCCTTCTGCAGTTGAGACTAATACAGCATCAAACATGTTGCTAAATAGCACAATCAACGGTAACAGTGTGGGGCTTTCCTTTGTTCCATCTCACATGCGTCGATGCTCAACACAAGACCTCCTCTATGATGATAAATTTGTACATAAGAAAAATTCAGAGAAATTGCTTACCCGTTCAAGCTTTGATACTTCGATTACATTGGATCAAGAAGATGTTGAACTGGCAACTAGAAAAGGCAGAAGCCCAACTCCCATTCGCCGGTTTAACTTCAGCTTAGGCCGGCTTGGTAGAAGTCTCAGTTTTAAGGAAATTTCAGATATTCCACGGTTGAGTTCCACATATACGATGGTCAAATCAGGTCCTGTGAGATCTGGAACTTCTGATTTTCCAGATAATCCAAACAGAGAGAAAGCAAGTACTCATAACCGAGCTAGGTCAAGCCCGTTAAGAAGGCTACTAGACCCAATATTAAAGCACAAGGAGGCAAATCTACACCATTCTGCTGAAGCTGTTAGACCCccgaaatcaaattttaattcctTGGTCCCCAAGCCAATTAATATCAGCGAGTCATTAGAGAATCTGAAGGCTGAGGCATCATGGGTTAAAGCTTTTTTGCAAATAACAATCAAGAATGGACTTCCTTTGTTTAAGTTTTGGGTTGACAACAACAGCAACTGTTTTGCGGCAACCATGAAGAATTTATCATCTGGGAAGGATGATTTCTGCCAGTATTTTACATTTTACTGTATTAATGAAGTTAAGAGAAAAAGTGGTGGCTGGATGAGTCAAGGAAGTAAAGGCAAAAGTTGTCACTATGCTTACAACGTTGTTGCTCAAATGAAAGTTTCTAGCTCTGACTTATCTGATGTTAACGGGCAGGACTTGAGCAAGTATATGGTAAGAGAGGCTGTTTTGTTAGATGTTGATCTAACACAAGCAGATCAAGAATCACCTAGCGTTGTACCACATAGGGAGCTTGCTGCTGCTGTGGTCAAGTTACCTAGGAAAGACTTGAGCCATCCTGAACAGCAGAGTGATGAGGAAGTTATGGAGAAGGGCTGCGCGAAAGGTTCATCCGAGGATTACAGCTGGGAAGATAGTACTATAGTCATACTTCCAGGTGGAGTCCATAGCTCACCGAACACAGGAGAACCTTCACCATTACTTGACCGTTGGAAATCTGGTGGGTTATGTGATTGTGGAGGCTGGGATGTTGGTTGTAAGCTGCGTGTTCTCTCCAACCAGAACAAATGCTGTCGGATTCCAAAAACATCCTCCGCATGTTACCCTTTTCCAGAGACTTTTGAACTATTTGCGGAg GAGGGAGCTCAGCAGAACAGGCCAATCTTCAGTTTGGCACCAGGGAAGGATGGAAGCTACTCAATTGAATTCAACACGTCACTTTCTTTATTACAAGCGTTCTTCATCTGTGTTGTCGTAATCAGCAGTTGCAGACCATCAGATCTTTCAGAAGTTAGTAACGTTTTGGAGGCGAAAGAATTCCAGGAACCGAATCTGAATCGAAGTAATGGAATCCAGGTGACAGGTCCGGCAAAGTATGCTCCAAATCCACCCCTGTCACCTGTTGGGAGGGTCTAG
- the LOC126617894 gene encoding uncharacterized protein LOC126617894 encodes MALHGSGFCLNGNVFRGELNRLPCSCIYTFGMLHPPSSPYSRKNNLVVAKTVERGHKVPFFPGYRQLKLRTEESISSVQASRLRPLRPCNVIGDDSKESSSGGESIVLDAQTLERDLDIAIAEEDYAKAAQIRDSLKLLMQDSLTSVRTANAQFYEAFRIGDLAAMQALWAQRKEVCCVHPGARGIYGYEDVMTSWDYVWANYEFPLEIELKDVNVYVRGDVGYVSCVELVKTKGSSWGGQFATNVFEKIDGKWFICIHHASVLDL; translated from the exons ATGGCGCTTCATGGATCTGGTTTCTGCCTAAAT GGAAATGTTTTTCGTGGAGAGCTTAATCGCTTGCCGTGTTCCTGTATTTATACTTTTGGGATGCTTCATCCTCCTTCTTCACCCTATTCAAGGAAAAACAACTTAGTTGTAGCAAAGACTGTCGAAAGGGGGCATAAAGTTCCGTTCTTTCCTGGTTATCGTCAGCTCAAATTGCGAACTGAAGAATCCA TATCCTCTGTTCAGGCCTCTCGATTGCGGCCCCTAAGACCATGTAATGTGATAGGCGATGACTCAAAGGAAAGCTCAAGCGGTGGCGAAAGCATCGTATTGGATGCGCAAACCTTGGAGCGTGATCTAGACATTGCCATTGCAGAGGAGGACTATGCCAAAGCAGCACAAATTCGTGATAGCCTCAAACTTCTGATGCAGGACAGTCTAACTTCTGTTAGAACAGCAAACGCACAATTCTACGAGGCATTCAGGATTGGGGATTTAGCTGCAATGCAAGCCCTTTGGGCCCAAAGGAAAGAAGTCTGTTGCGTGCACCCGGGTGCTCGTGGAATCTATGGTTACGAAGATGTTATGACTAGCTGGGACTACGTGTGGGCAAACTACGAATTTCCACTAGAGATTGAGCTGAAAGATGTTAATGTTTACGTTAGAGGGGATGTCGGGTATGTTTCTTGTGTCGAGTTGGTGAAGACAAAGGGTAGCAGTTGGGGTGGACAGTTTGCAACAAATGTGTTTGAGAAAATTGATGGTAAATGGTTTATCTGTATTCACCATGCTTCAGTTCTTGACTTGTGA